The region GCCGGGGATGCCCGCCCGGCCGCCCGCGTCGACGGCGTTGTCGGTGGCGGGTGCTTTGCTGGAGGCACCGACCCAGGCGATGCGGTCACCGTCGATGACGACCGCGGCGTCCTGGATCAGGCCGAGGGGGCCTTCACCGAGGGAGGGGTCGTTGGTGACGAGCTGGGCGATGTGGGTGATGGCGGTGGTGGTCGGCGTGGAAGTCGTCGTCATCGCGGGGGTGTTCTCCTTCAGCCGCGTACCGCGGCGATGGACTCTGCGAGGGCGGTGGGTACGTCGGGGACAAGGGTGTGCGCACCGTCGCGGACGATCTGCCGGCCGCCGACGATGGTGTGCCGTACGTCCGCCGCGGAGGCGGCGAACACCGCCGTTTCGGCGGCCAGCCGGGGCAGTGGTCCGGCGGTGCGTACGGAGTCCAGTGCGATTGTGGTGAGGTCGGCGAGCGCGCCGGTCTCCAGGGTGCCGGCGTCGTCCCAGCCCAGGGCGGCATGACCGTCGGCGGTCGCGGCACGCAGCAGGGCGGCGGCCGTCCAGTGCCCGCGGGTGCGGGTGCGCAGCCGTTCGTCGAGCTCCATGGCGCGGGCCTCTTCGAGCAGGTCGATGACGGCGTGGCTGTCGCTGCCGAGGGAGAGCGGGCTGCCGCGGCCCTGGAGGCGGGCGGCCGGGCCGATGCCGTCCGCGAGATCGCGTTCGGTGGTGGGACACATGCACACGCCCGTGCGGGAGTCGCCGAGCAGCTCGATGTCCTCGGTGGTGAGGTGGGTGGCGTGCACGGCCGTGGTGCGCCGGCCCAGCGCACCGTGGTCGGCCAGCAGCCGGGTGGGGGTGCAGCCGTGGGCGTCGCGGCAGGCGTCGTTCTCGGCGGTCTGCTCCGAGAGGTGGACGTGCAGCGGGGCCTGACGTTCGCGGGCCCAGTCGGCGACGGTGCCGAGCTGCCCGGCGGGGACGGCGCGTACGGAGTGGATGGCGGCGCCGATGCGGGCGTGTGCGCGCTCCTTGAGCGCGTCGGCGCGCTCGGCCCAGCGCTCGGCGGTGCCGTCGGAGAAGCGCAGTTGGTGGGCGTTGGGCGCGGCGCCGAAGCCGGCCGAGAGGTAGGCCGTGTCGAGCAGGGTGATGCGGATGCCCACGTCTTCGGCAGCGGAGACCAGCGCCTCGCCCATGGCGTTGGGGTCGTCGTAGCGGGTGCCGCCGGGCGCGTGGTGGAGGTAGTGGAATTCGCCGACGCAGGTGATGCCGGCGAGCGCCATCTCGGCGTAGACGGCGCGGGCGAGGGCGTAGTAGGTCTCGGGGGTGAGCCGGTCGGCGACGTTGTACATGATCTCGCGCCAGGTCCAGAAGGTGCCGGTGCCGACCTGGACGGTGCCGCGCAGGGCGCGGTGGAAGGCGTGCGAGTGGGCGTTGGCGAGGCCCGGGAGGGTCAGGCCGCGCAGCGCGGTGGCACCGGGCGGCGGGGTGTCCGCCCCGGTGCGGACGGCCGTGATCCGCCCGTCCGCGACGTCCACGGTCACGCCCGGCTCGACGTGCGTGCCGAGCCAGGCGTGTTCGAGCCAGTACGTCGTCGGTGTGGCCTGTGTCGTCAGTGGCACGCCAGCCCTTCCAGTACGTCGGCGAGTGCGGTGACCCCGGCCGCGCAGTCGTCCTCGCCGGCCTCTTCGGCGGGCGAGTGCGACACCCCGGTGGGGTTGCGGACGAACAGCATCGCGGTAGGGACGGTTCCGGACAAAATACCGGCGTCGTGCCCGGCGCCGGTGCCCAGGACGGGAACGGTCCGCTCCCCCGTCTTGGCGAGGATGGCGCTCAGCTCGTCCCGCAGGGCGTGCTGGAACTCCACGACGGGGGTGAAGGATTCACGGACGACGGTCAGGTCCACCCCGTCACGGGCGGCCCGTTCGGCGGCGGCCTGCTCGATCCCGGTGATCACGGTGTCCAGGGTGTCCTGGTCGGGGGCGCGCGAGTCCAGCCAGCCGCGGACCAGCGAGGGGATGGCGTTGACCCCGTTCGGCTCCACGCTGATCTTCCCGAAGGTGGCCAGGGCGCCGGCCAGCCGGGCCTGCTCGCGGGCGGCGAGCACGGTCGCGGCGTAGCTGAGCATCGGGTCGCGGCGGTCGTCGAGGCGGGTGGTGCCGGCGTGGTTGGCCTCGCCGTGGAAGTCGAACCGCCAGCGGCCGTGCGGCCAGATGGCGGAGGCGATGCCGACCGGGTCGCCGGACAGGTCCAGGGCCCGGCCCTGCTCGACGTGGAGTTCGACGAACGCGCCGATCCGGGCGAGTCGTTCGGGGTCCGGACCGATGGCTTCCGGGTCGTATCCGGCGCGCTCCATGGCCTGCGGGAGGGTGATGCCGTCACCGTCGCGCAGCAGGTGCGCGGCCTCGGTGGTCAGCGCGCCGGCGGCGAGCCGGGAGCCGACACAGGCCAGGCCGAAGCGGGCGCCCTCCTCGTCGCCGAAGTTGACGATCGCCAGCGGCTTGGTGAACTCCGCTCCCCTCCGGCGGAGTTCGTCCAGCGCGGCGAAGGAGGAGACGACACCCAGCGGGCCGTCGAAGGCGCCGCCGTCCGGGACGGAGTCCAGGTGGGAGCCGGTGACGACGGCGTCGCCCGGGTCCACGTCCTGGTAGCCGGCGGCACCGAGCCAGGCCCACTGGTTGCCGTTGCGGTCGAGTTCGTAGGCGAGTCCCCGGGCCTCGGCCTGGGCCCGGAACCAGGCGCGGCAGTCGGTGTCGGCACCGGTCCAGGCGTAGCGGCGGTAGCCCCCGGAGGAGGAGCTGCGGCCGATGGGCCGCAGCTCCTCCCACATCTCGTGGAACGAGGCGGTCACGCGCCCCCGCCTTCGCCCTCGCGCATCGGGATGCGGACGCCGCGCTCGGCGGCCACCTCGTCGGCGCGCTCGTAGCCCGCGTCGACGTGCCGGATGACGCCCATGCCGGGGTCGTTGGTGAGCACCCGGCGAATCTTCTCGCCGGCCAGCGGGGTGCCGTCGGCGACGGTGACCTGGCCGGCGTGGATCGAGCGGCCCATGCCCACGCCGCCGCCGTGGTGCAGCGACACCCAGGAGGCGCCGGAGGCGACATTGACCATGGCGTTGAGCAGCGGCCAGTCGGCGATCGCGTCCGAGCCGTCCTTCATGGCCTCGGTCTCGCGGTAGGGCGAGGCGACGGAGCCGCAGTCGAGGTGGTCGCGGCCGATGGCCAGCGGGGCCTTCAGCGTCCCGTCGGCGACCATCTCGTTGAACCGCTCGCCGGCCTTGTCGCGCTCGCCGTAGCCGAGCCAGCAGATACGGGCGGGCAGGCCCTGGAAGTGCACCCGTTCACCGGCCAGCTTGATCCAGCGGGCCAGCGACTCGTTCTCCGGGAAGAGGTCCAGGATCGCCTTGTCCGTCGCGGCGATGTCCCGGGCGTCGCCGGACAGCGCGGCCCAGCGGAACGGGCCCTTGCCCTCGGCGAAGAGTGGCCGGATATAGGCGGGGACGAAGCCGGGGAAGGCGAAGGCACGCTCATAACCGGCGAGCTGGGCCTCGCCGCGGATCGAGTTGCCGTAGTCGAAGACCTCGGCGCCGGCGTCCATGAAGCCGACCATGGCCTCGACGTGACGGGCCATCGACTCGCGCGCCCGCTGGGTGAAGTCGGCGGGCTTCGCGGCGGCGTAGGCGGCCATGTCGTCGAAGTCGATGCCGACCGGGAGGTAGGCCAGCGGGTCGTGGGCGCTGGTCTGGTCGGTGACGATGTCGATCGGGGCGCCCTCGGCGAGCATCTGCGGCAGCAGTTCGGCGGCGTTGCCGAGCAGGCCGATCGAGAGCGGCTTGCGCTGGTCGCGGGCCTCGACGGCGAGTTCGAGGGCGTGCTTGAGGCTGTCGGCCTTCACGTCCAGGTAGCGGTGCTCGATGCGGCGCTCGATGGCACGCGGGTCGACGTCGATGCAGATCGCGACGCCGTCGTTCATGGTGACGGCGAGCGGCTGGGCGCCGCCCATGCCGCCGAGGCCGGCGGTGAGCGTGATCGTCCCGGCGAGCGTGCCGTTGAACTTCTTGGCGGCGACGGCGGCGAAGGTCTCGTAGGTGCCCTGAAGGATGCCCTGGGTGCCGATGTAGATCCACGAACCGGCGGTCATCTGCCCGTACATGGTCAGGCCGAGGGCCTCCAGGCGGCGGAACTCCTCCCAGTTGGCCCAGTCGCCGACGAGGTTGGAGTTGGCGATGAGCACCCGCGGCGCCCATTCGTGCGTCTGCATCACACCGACCGGCCGGCCGGACTGGACGAGCATCGTCTCGTCCTGCTTGAGCGTGGTGAGCGTGCGCACCATCGCGTCGAAGGAGCGCCAGTCGCGCGCGGCCTTGCCCGTGCCGCCGTAGACGACGAGCTGGTCCGGGTGTTCGGCCACCTCCGGATCGAGGTTGTTCTGCAGCATGCGCAGCGCGGCTTCCTGCTGCCATCCCCGAGCACTCAGCTCCGTACCGCGCGGTGCCCGCACGGGTCGCGGTCCCGACATGGGCCGTGCCTCCCTGACGTCGAATGGATTGAGCTATTCACATATTGGGGTCGGTGAATAGTGCTAGTCAACAGGGCGCGGTGAGCCATGCGCCGCGGGCCGCGCGAACCGGCCGCCCTTCGCCCGGAATTTTTCACTTGCCCACTGGGAAAGTCTGCGCTAACTTTCCTAGTGGGCAAGTAAAAACGGGGAACCGTCCGGACCGCCTTGGGGAGGCGATGGGCATGAGCACACCGGTGGATGCCGAACAGGCCTGGCAGGATCTGCAGCGCATCCGGGTGCCGCAGGAGCGCGTGTACGACGAGGTCGAGCGATGCGCCGAGGGCGACAGCAGGGCGACGTACACCACGGCCGGAATCATGTGGGTGTTCCTCGCCGTCTCGGGTCTCGATCTGTCGTGGTGGGCGTTCGGGCTGGCGCTCACCGCCTATGTCGCGCTGCTCGGCTCGCTGGCCGTGGTCTACAACCGCAGGACCCGGGTGCGGCTGCACCGCTCACGCCACAGCTGGCGGTCGTTCGCCACCTTCTTCGCGGGCATGGCGGTGACCGCCGTGACCATCGTGGTCTCCGGCCGGCTGGTCGACTGGCTGGCGCTGCCGTTCGGCAGCCTGGTCCAGGCCACTGTCTCCGCGGGCGCCTTCGTCCTCTTCGTCGGCCCGGCCAACCGCTGGGCGGTCGGCTCACTGCGCGACCGCGGCACGAGAACCCTCCGGAAGGGAACGGACCGATGAGCACCCCGAGCGGCTTCGACGAACTGATCCACCCCTCCACCCGGCTGTCCGTGGTGGCCCTGCTCGCCGCCACGGAGTGGGCCGATTTCCCCTTCATCCGCGACAGCCTCTCGCTCAGCGACTCCGCGCTCTCCAAGCAGCTGCACACCCTGGAAGAGGCCGGATATCTGGAGATCCGCAAGGAGGGCGGCGGCCGCAAACGACGCACCAAGGTCCGGCTGACGAGCCACGGCCGGACGGCCTTCGAGGGCCATGTGGCCGCGCTCCGGGCCATCGTCGAGGGCGCGGGGCCCGCGGCGGCACCCGCGCCGGCGACGGAGTCCGCGGCCGCGGCAGCAGGGACACGGCAACAGCAACAGCGCGCGGAGGCGGGCCGATGACCACGACCGAGCAACCGACCGTCCCGCCGTCCAGGGCCCCTTCGGCGGCCACCGTCGCGGCCGGATCCGCCCGGCCCGTCATCCGGGTGCGCGACATGAGGATGGCCTACGGCGGCACCGATGTCCTGCACGGCATCGATCTGGACATCCGGCGCGGGGAGATCTTCGCGCTGCTCGGCCCCAACGGCGCGGGAAAGACCACCACCGTCGAGATCCTGGAGGGCTTCCGGCAGCGTTCCGCCGGAGAGGTCGCCGTCCTGGGGACGGACCCGGCGCGCGGCGACGACGCCTGGCGCGCCCGGATCGGCCTGGTCCTGCAGTCCTGGCGCGACCACCGCCGCTGGCAGGTGGCCGAGCTGCTGCGGCACTTCGCGCTGTACTACCCGGCTCCTCGCGATCCCGCCGAGCTGCTGGCCCTGGTCGGCCTCACCGAGCAGGCCGGACAGCAGGTCGACCGGCTGTCCGGCGGACAGCGCCGCCGCCTCGACGTCGCACTGGCGATCGTCGGCCGCCCCGAGCTCCTCTTCCTGGACGAGCCGACCACCGGCTTCGACCCCGAGGCGCGGCGCGACTTCCACGACCTGGTCGAACGGCTCGCCCGCGACGAGGGCGTCACGATCCTGCTCACCACCCATGACCTGGCGGAGGCCGAGCGGCTGGCCGACCGGATAGCCGTGCTGGTCAACGGCCGGATCCGGGCCGGCGGCACCCCCGCGGAACTGGCCCTCCGGGCCGCCGCGCAGGCCGAGGTCCGCTGGACGGCGGCCGATGGCACGGCCCGCCGGGAACGCACCGCGGACCCCTCCCAGCTGGTCTGGGAACTCCACCGCGACACGGGCGGACCGGTGGCCGATCTGGAGGTCCGCCGCCCGACGCTGGAGGACACCTACCTGCACATGGTGCACCGGGACGGCGGGGACGGGCCCGGGGCCGGAATCGAGAGCGGGGGCGGCGGAGCCGGGGTCGAGAGCGGGCCCGGGATCGCGGGCGAGGGCGAGGGCGAGAGCACGGGCGGAGGCAGCGGCGGGGCCGGGGCCTCGGACGGGGAGCGGCAGGCATGAGGGGGACCGACGTGACAGCAGCGACGGAAGCGACGGAAACGGCAGCGGCGACGGACACCGCCCAGGGGGCCGGGACGCCCCCGGGTACGTCCCGGGGAGCCGACGCGACAGCGAGGGCGGAGAGAGGCGCCGGCACGGGCGCGGCCGCCACGGACGCCACGGGTGCCGCGGCCGCGGGGAAGGCCGGATCGCGTCCCCGGCTCCGCTCCTGGCGGGCCGGGCTCCTGCGCGGCGGCATCGAGCTCCGCCACCTCGTCCGCAACCCCAAGGAGATGAGCGGCCATCTGATCAATGTCGTCGTCGCGCTGCTGCTCGCCGGATACATCGGCGACAAGGTGCCCGGCACCCATGTCCCGATGGCCCATCTGACGCTCGCGGGCTTCGCCGCCTATCTGCTGTTCCAGATCGGACTGGTCAATCTCCCGCAGATCCTGGTGACCGAGCGCGAGGAGGGCGCCCTGCTGCGGCTGCGCGCCACCCCCGGCGGCATACCCGCCTATCTCGTCGCCAAGTCGCTGCTGGTGGTCGTCATGGCGTTCGGGACCCTGGTCCTCCTGCTGGGAGCCGCCGCGCTGCTGGTGGACGGGCCGCTGCCGCACGGGCCCGGCGGCTGGCTGACCCTGCTGTGGGTCAGCACGCTCGGGCTGCTCGCCGTCGTGCCGCTGGGGGCGGCCATCGGCGCGGTGCTGCCGAACCCCCGTGAGGCGCTCGCGTTGATCATGCTGCCGACGATGGCACTGCTGGTCACGTCGGGTGCGATGTTCCCGCTCAGCTCGCTGCCCGCGCTGGTGCAGAAGATCGCCTCCGTCTTCCCGCTCAAGTGGATGGCCCAGGGGCTGCGCTCGGCCCTCCTGCCGGACGCCGCGCGCGCCGCGGAACCGGCCGGTTCCTGGGAGCTGCCGACCGTGGCACTGATACTCACCGCCTGGGCCGTCCTCGGCTTCCTGCTCGCCGTCCCCCTCCTGCGCCGCGCCGCCCGCCGCGAGTCCGGCTCCCGCCTCTCCGAACGCCACCGCAAGGCGGGGTGGGGTGGCAGCCGGACGGCCTGAGCGGGAGCCGGCCGCCCGCCCCGTCCGGACAGGGGGCGGACGGGGCGGACGGCTCCCGGTTGGCGTGACACCCCCACCCAATGATGGAGTTGACCCATGAACTTCACGGAGCGAGACCGTGCCGTACAGGCAGCCGTCGCGCGCGGGCTGGTGGGCCCCGGTGAGCCCGTTGCCGGCCTGCTCGACATCGCCGGGATCCGCCGTTCGGCGGCCGAACTCCGCGCCGCCTTCGAGGAGTTCACCGCACCGGGCACTCCGATCCTGCACGCCTTCGCGGTGAAGGCCGCCTCGCTCGTCCCCGTCCTGCGGCTGCTCGCGCAGGAGGGACTCGGCTGCGAGGTGGCCAGCCCCGGCGAGCTGGCGCTGGCCCGTGCCGCAGGCGTGCCGGTCGAGCGGACCGTCCTGGACTCGCCCGCCAAGACCCTCGCCGAGCTGCGGGAGGCGCTGGCTCTCGGCATCGCCGTCAACGCCGACAACGCCGAGGAGCTCGCGCGTATCGACGCGCTGATGGCCTCGGCGCCGAGCCGTGCGCCCATCGGCCTGCGGGTCAATCCCCAGATCGGCGGCGGCAGCATCGGGGCGATGAGCACCGCCACGGACACCTCGAAGTTCGGCGTCGGGCTGCGCGACGAGGGCGTCCGCGACTGGGTCGTACAGGCCTTCCTCGCGCGCCCGTGGCTGACCCGGCTGCACGCCCATGTCGGCTCCCAGGGCATGCCCCTGGAGCTCATGGCCGCGGGCGTACGGGCCCTGTTCGACCTCGCCGAGGAGATCAACGAGAAGGCCGGCCGGCAGCAGATCGACACCCTCGACATCGGCGGCGGCCTGCCGGTCAACTTCTCCTCGGACGCGACCACCCCGACCTACCGCGAGTACGCCGCGCTGCTGCACGCGACCGTGCCCGGCCTGCTGTCCGGGCGCTACGGGATCGTCACCGAGTTCGGCCGCTCACTGCTGGCCAAGCACGGCACGGTCCTCGCCCGGGTCGAGTACGCCAAGTCGGCCGGCGGCCGGCCCATCGCCGTCACCCATGCCGGCGCCCAGGTCGCCACCCGTACGGTCTTCGTCCCCGAGGCCTGGCCGATCCGGGTCGCGGCCTACGACGCCGAGGGGCGCCCCAAGACGGGGGCTCCGGTCGCCCAGGACATCGCGGGACCGTGCTGCTTCGCGGGCGACCTGGTCGCGGAGAACCGTCCGCTCCCGCGCCTGGAGGCCGACGACCACGCGGCCCTGCTGGACACCGGCGCCTACTACTTCTCCACCCACTTCGCCTACAACTCCCTTCCGCGCCCCGGGATCTACGGCTATGCGGCGGACGCGGACGGCACCGTCCGCTTCGCGACCGTCCGCACCCCGCAGACCCTGGAGGAGCTGACCGCGGAGAGCGGCGGCGCGCACGCGAAGTCGCTGGGCGAGCTCGGGAGGCAGTAGGGGAGGGGCGGCGGACGGCCCGGCTGCCGCGTGCCCGCCGCCACGCACCGCTCAGCGGCCGGCCCGTGCTCCCCCGGCCCGTACTCCCCCGGAGCGCGGCCCGCCGGCCCATGCTCCCCCGCGCCGGGCCCCGCCGGGCCGCGCATCGCCCGCGGCCGTCCCGGTCAGGGCGTACTCGCGGACCTCCTTGCCCGCCGCGCCGCCCTTCCCCACACAGTCCGTCCGCACCCACAGCAGCGCCTCGTGCTCCCGCTCCCAGCGGCCCAGCCACAGCGCCTTGCCCCACAGCCCGAGCGCGGCCCCGGCCATCAGCAGCCCGCCGGCCGCCGGCAGCACGCACGACGAACCGACCGCCGCCAGGAAGGCGCACAGCAGCCACCAGCGGTGGGCCCGCCGCCAGACCCGCAGGGTGACCGCCCGGTCCTGCAGGATGACGGCCTTCCCGGCGCGCGAGGCGTCACGCGCCAGCGCCGTGTACCGGCCGCGCCGGGCCAGGCAGACCACCGGCGCCGCGCCCACGCACAGCGCCGCCCCTGCCACCAGGCCGGCCGTCCGCCCGGCCGGCCCCGGCACCAGCACCCCGATCCCCGCCGCCAGCAGCCCCGGCCACCACAGCCAGCCCGCCGGCGCCCGCACCACCACGGCCACCCGCGTCAGCGCATACGCCCCGTGCCCCACGACAGACCTCCTCGCCCCGAGACCGCTCCGTCCCCACGTGTCCGGCACACCTGTACCGGCGGCGGATCGTAGCCAGCCCGGATGAGGATTGCCTGAGACGGCGCACGGGAGCCGGGTCGCCATGGCCAGGGGCGCGGGGCCCACCGGGACGCCGGGTCCGGCTGCCCGTACGTCCCTGCCGGCGGCCTCCGACCGGTTGGGGCCGGTGAACCGCTGAGGGTCAGTGGCCGCCGGACGGAACGTCGCAGCCGGTGTGGTCGGGATAGCCGCCGAAGGCATCCGCCTGGACGGCCCTGTCGTTCATCGTGCCCTCCAGGCACAGCGGAGA is a window of Streptomyces caniferus DNA encoding:
- a CDS encoding transcriptional regulator, whose protein sequence is MSTPSGFDELIHPSTRLSVVALLAATEWADFPFIRDSLSLSDSALSKQLHTLEEAGYLEIRKEGGGRKRRTKVRLTSHGRTAFEGHVAALRAIVEGAGPAAAPAPATESAAAAAGTRQQQQRAEAGR
- a CDS encoding allantoate amidohydrolase, coding for MWEELRPIGRSSSSGGYRRYAWTGADTDCRAWFRAQAEARGLAYELDRNGNQWAWLGAAGYQDVDPGDAVVTGSHLDSVPDGGAFDGPLGVVSSFAALDELRRRGAEFTKPLAIVNFGDEEGARFGLACVGSRLAAGALTTEAAHLLRDGDGITLPQAMERAGYDPEAIGPDPERLARIGAFVELHVEQGRALDLSGDPVGIASAIWPHGRWRFDFHGEANHAGTTRLDDRRDPMLSYAATVLAAREQARLAGALATFGKISVEPNGVNAIPSLVRGWLDSRAPDQDTLDTVITGIEQAAAERAARDGVDLTVVRESFTPVVEFQHALRDELSAILAKTGERTVPVLGTGAGHDAGILSGTVPTAMLFVRNPTGVSHSPAEEAGEDDCAAGVTALADVLEGLACH
- a CDS encoding formimidoylglutamate deiminase — protein: MPLTTQATPTTYWLEHAWLGTHVEPGVTVDVADGRITAVRTGADTPPPGATALRGLTLPGLANAHSHAFHRALRGTVQVGTGTFWTWREIMYNVADRLTPETYYALARAVYAEMALAGITCVGEFHYLHHAPGGTRYDDPNAMGEALVSAAEDVGIRITLLDTAYLSAGFGAAPNAHQLRFSDGTAERWAERADALKERAHARIGAAIHSVRAVPAGQLGTVADWARERQAPLHVHLSEQTAENDACRDAHGCTPTRLLADHGALGRRTTAVHATHLTTEDIELLGDSRTGVCMCPTTERDLADGIGPAARLQGRGSPLSLGSDSHAVIDLLEEARAMELDERLRTRTRGHWTAAALLRAATADGHAALGWDDAGTLETGALADLTTIALDSVRTAGPLPRLAAETAVFAASAADVRHTIVGGRQIVRDGAHTLVPDVPTALAESIAAVRG
- a CDS encoding diaminopimelate decarboxylase; protein product: MNFTERDRAVQAAVARGLVGPGEPVAGLLDIAGIRRSAAELRAAFEEFTAPGTPILHAFAVKAASLVPVLRLLAQEGLGCEVASPGELALARAAGVPVERTVLDSPAKTLAELREALALGIAVNADNAEELARIDALMASAPSRAPIGLRVNPQIGGGSIGAMSTATDTSKFGVGLRDEGVRDWVVQAFLARPWLTRLHAHVGSQGMPLELMAAGVRALFDLAEEINEKAGRQQIDTLDIGGGLPVNFSSDATTPTYREYAALLHATVPGLLSGRYGIVTEFGRSLLAKHGTVLARVEYAKSAGGRPIAVTHAGAQVATRTVFVPEAWPIRVAAYDAEGRPKTGAPVAQDIAGPCCFAGDLVAENRPLPRLEADDHAALLDTGAYYFSTHFAYNSLPRPGIYGYAADADGTVRFATVRTPQTLEELTAESGGAHAKSLGELGRQ
- a CDS encoding ABC transporter permease: MRGGIELRHLVRNPKEMSGHLINVVVALLLAGYIGDKVPGTHVPMAHLTLAGFAAYLLFQIGLVNLPQILVTEREEGALLRLRATPGGIPAYLVAKSLLVVVMAFGTLVLLLGAAALLVDGPLPHGPGGWLTLLWVSTLGLLAVVPLGAAIGAVLPNPREALALIMLPTMALLVTSGAMFPLSSLPALVQKIASVFPLKWMAQGLRSALLPDAARAAEPAGSWELPTVALILTAWAVLGFLLAVPLLRRAARRESGSRLSERHRKAGWGGSRTA
- a CDS encoding ABC transporter ATP-binding protein, whose product is MRMAYGGTDVLHGIDLDIRRGEIFALLGPNGAGKTTTVEILEGFRQRSAGEVAVLGTDPARGDDAWRARIGLVLQSWRDHRRWQVAELLRHFALYYPAPRDPAELLALVGLTEQAGQQVDRLSGGQRRRLDVALAIVGRPELLFLDEPTTGFDPEARRDFHDLVERLARDEGVTILLTTHDLAEAERLADRIAVLVNGRIRAGGTPAELALRAAAQAEVRWTAADGTARRERTADPSQLVWELHRDTGGPVADLEVRRPTLEDTYLHMVHRDGGDGPGAGIESGGGGAGVESGPGIAGEGEGESTGGGSGGAGASDGERQA
- the hutU gene encoding urocanate hydratase; this encodes MSGPRPVRAPRGTELSARGWQQEAALRMLQNNLDPEVAEHPDQLVVYGGTGKAARDWRSFDAMVRTLTTLKQDETMLVQSGRPVGVMQTHEWAPRVLIANSNLVGDWANWEEFRRLEALGLTMYGQMTAGSWIYIGTQGILQGTYETFAAVAAKKFNGTLAGTITLTAGLGGMGGAQPLAVTMNDGVAICIDVDPRAIERRIEHRYLDVKADSLKHALELAVEARDQRKPLSIGLLGNAAELLPQMLAEGAPIDIVTDQTSAHDPLAYLPVGIDFDDMAAYAAAKPADFTQRARESMARHVEAMVGFMDAGAEVFDYGNSIRGEAQLAGYERAFAFPGFVPAYIRPLFAEGKGPFRWAALSGDARDIAATDKAILDLFPENESLARWIKLAGERVHFQGLPARICWLGYGERDKAGERFNEMVADGTLKAPLAIGRDHLDCGSVASPYRETEAMKDGSDAIADWPLLNAMVNVASGASWVSLHHGGGVGMGRSIHAGQVTVADGTPLAGEKIRRVLTNDPGMGVIRHVDAGYERADEVAAERGVRIPMREGEGGGA